A region of Dioscorea cayenensis subsp. rotundata cultivar TDr96_F1 chromosome 5, TDr96_F1_v2_PseudoChromosome.rev07_lg8_w22 25.fasta, whole genome shotgun sequence DNA encodes the following proteins:
- the LOC120261974 gene encoding NAC domain-containing protein 35-like, whose product MMAITGEAVTGEEDGKDGYGQDLVMPGFRFHPTEEELIDFYLRRKIEGKRFNVELISFLDLYRYDPWELPALATIGEKEWFFYVPRDRKYRNGDRPNRVASNGYWKATGADRIIRNEKSQPIGLKKTLVFYSGKAPKGVRTSWIMNEYRLPPSTDTNINEQQKQKVEISLCKIHQRARHEEKEKEKLPQAKLKDDSGTTSTLASNSTKTIEQVCDSQNESSSFKEPTCLPSSAIMSVEDEFNQIFGYNRGGYVQQQNQLISFMQQPQMLPPNAVAPNSLAAISSDKLWDWNSLQDTANKYTIFK is encoded by the exons ATGATGGCAATAACAGGAGAGGCGGTCACCGGAGAGGAAGACGGCAAAGACGGCTATGGGCAAGATCTAGTGATGCCCGGTTTTCGATTTCATCCGACCGAAGAAGAGCTCATCGATTTTTATCTTCGGCGCAAAATCGAGGGCAAGAGGTTCAATGTGGAGCTCATTTCTTTCCTAGATCTATACCGCTATGATCCTTGGGAACTTCCTG CATTGGCGACGATCGGAGAAAAAGAGTGGTTCTTTTATGTTCCGAGAGATCGAAAATATCGAAACGGTGATAGACCGAATAGAGTGGCAAGCAATGGGTATTGGAAAGCAACCGGAGCTGATCGGATTATCCGGAACGAGAAGAGCCAACCGATAGGACTAAAGAAGACGCTCGTCTTTTATTCCGGTAAGGCACCGAAAGGCGTTCGCACTAGTTGGATAATGAATGAGTACCGTCTTCCTCCTTCAACTGACACCAACATCAATgaacaacaaaagcaaaag GTGGAGATCTCCCTCTGCAAAATTCACCAACGTGCTCgacatgaagaaaaagaaaaagaaaaattaccgCAAGCAAAACTCAAAGATGATAGCGGTACTACTTCAACTTTGGCTTCAAATTCGACGAAAACAATTGaacaagtttgtgattcacaaAATGAGAGTAGTAGCTTCAAAGAGCCGACTTGTTTGCCGTCATCAGCCATAATGTCAGTTGAAGATGAGTTTAATCAGATTTTCGGTTACAATAGAGGAGGGTATGTTCAACAGCAAAACCAGTTGATTTCTTTTATGCAACAGCCCCAAATGCTTCCTCCTAATGCGGTGGCTCCCAATTCACTTGCTGCCATTTCTTCTGACAAGCTCTGGGATTGGAATTCACTTCAAGACACTGCAAACAAATACACCATTTTCAAGTGA